From Kineosporia succinea, the proteins below share one genomic window:
- a CDS encoding carbohydrate ABC transporter permease produces MTITPLRRPRAAPATPPRTRRHRAAPPWWFAAPALVLFAFVVLIPSARGVYYAFTDWDGLSPGFSFVGLGNFGDVFDDPDARAAIGHTVLIAVAVTVVQNGVGLLLALGVNSIIRSRNVLRVLFFAPAVVTPIVTAYLWRNLLGPEGAVNALLGPFGLDRNWLGDPDLALWSIVAVIVWQFAGYSMVIFVAGLQSIPREVTEAAAIDGAGPVRRFWYVTRPLLAPAITINLMLSIIGGIKLFDQVWALTGGGPGHATDTLSTLIYKDAFTLGEFGYSIALAVVLTIIVAVASAGQYAVLSRKEAGIS; encoded by the coding sequence ATGACGATCACCCCTCTCCGGCGGCCCCGGGCCGCACCCGCCACCCCACCGCGCACGCGCCGCCACCGGGCCGCACCCCCCTGGTGGTTCGCGGCGCCGGCGCTCGTGCTGTTCGCGTTCGTCGTGCTGATCCCCAGCGCCCGGGGGGTGTACTACGCCTTCACCGACTGGGACGGCCTGTCCCCCGGCTTCTCGTTCGTCGGCCTGGGCAACTTCGGCGACGTGTTCGACGATCCGGACGCCCGCGCCGCCATCGGCCACACCGTGCTGATCGCGGTCGCCGTCACCGTCGTCCAGAACGGCGTCGGGCTGCTGCTGGCCCTCGGGGTCAATTCGATCATCAGGTCCCGCAACGTCTTACGCGTTCTCTTCTTCGCCCCGGCGGTGGTCACCCCGATCGTCACCGCGTACCTGTGGCGCAACCTGCTCGGCCCCGAGGGCGCGGTCAACGCCCTGCTCGGCCCGTTCGGCCTGGACCGGAACTGGCTCGGCGACCCGGACCTGGCCCTGTGGTCGATCGTGGCCGTGATCGTCTGGCAGTTCGCCGGTTACTCGATGGTGATCTTCGTGGCCGGCCTGCAGTCGATCCCCCGGGAGGTGACCGAGGCCGCGGCCATCGACGGGGCCGGGCCGGTGCGCCGCTTCTGGTACGTCACCAGACCGCTTCTGGCCCCGGCGATCACGATCAACCTGATGCTGTCGATCATCGGCGGGATCAAGCTGTTCGACCAGGTCTGGGCCCTGACCGGTGGCGGCCCGGGCCACGCCACCGACACCCTCTCGACGCTGATCTACAAGGACGCCTTCACCCTCGGCGAGTTCGGCTACAGCATCGCGCTGGCCGTGGTGCTGACGATCATCGTGGCGGTGGCCTCGGCCGGGCAGTACGCCGTGCTCTCACGGAAGGAGGCAGGGATCTCGTGA
- a CDS encoding carbohydrate ABC transporter permease, producing MNRYRKRTFALELAMIAAAVVIAFPVYVLVNLAVRAPSDTSSPLRPTTEPTLANFTDAWRDGALGGALGNSLLVTGVSVLLVLAVSALAAYPLARVRRTWSRGTFALIMLGLVLPFQLATLPLYQTMRDLGLLGQAWALILFYSGLQVPFTTFLYVGFIRGLPQDFEDAALIDGCGYWQAFRHVVFPMLKPITVTALVLNAVFVWNDFFTPLLYLSGSGQQTMPVAVAGFVGQYVSEWNLIFAALLISIVPILLVYFALQRSIINGFAGGLKG from the coding sequence GTGAACCGTTACCGCAAGCGCACGTTCGCCCTCGAGCTGGCCATGATCGCGGCCGCGGTCGTCATCGCGTTCCCCGTCTACGTGCTCGTGAACCTGGCGGTCCGCGCTCCCTCCGACACCTCGTCCCCCCTCCGGCCGACGACCGAGCCGACCCTGGCCAACTTCACCGACGCCTGGCGCGACGGCGCCCTGGGCGGGGCACTGGGCAACAGCCTGCTCGTGACCGGCGTGAGTGTGCTGCTGGTGCTGGCGGTTTCGGCGCTGGCCGCGTACCCGCTGGCCCGGGTGCGCCGCACCTGGTCGCGCGGCACGTTCGCCCTGATCATGCTCGGGCTGGTCCTGCCGTTCCAGCTGGCCACCCTGCCGCTCTACCAGACGATGCGCGACCTGGGACTGCTCGGCCAGGCCTGGGCCCTGATCCTGTTCTACTCCGGGCTGCAGGTGCCGTTCACGACGTTCCTGTACGTGGGCTTCATCCGGGGCCTGCCCCAGGATTTCGAGGACGCGGCACTCATCGACGGCTGCGGGTACTGGCAGGCGTTCCGGCACGTGGTCTTTCCCATGCTGAAGCCGATCACGGTGACCGCGCTGGTGCTCAACGCGGTGTTCGTCTGGAACGACTTCTTCACCCCGCTGCTGTATCTCAGCGGCAGCGGGCAGCAGACGATGCCCGTGGCCGTGGCCGGTTTCGTGGGCCAGTACGTGTCCGAGTGGAACCTCATCTTCGCGGCGCTGCTCATCAGCATCGTGCCGATCCTGCTCGTCTACTTCGCACTGCAGCGCAGCATCATCAACGGTTTCGCCGGAGGACTCAAGGGATGA
- a CDS encoding alpha-L-rhamnosidase, with amino-acid sequence MTPYGLTTEQRHEPLGLDTPVPRLSWKLRGDRRGAAQSAYRITASTGDSPVWDTGVCQSSDTLLIEWDGPELVPSTRYSWRVEVWDETGAPAGSAQSWFEAGLLRPSGFTGHWITRDAVHSPPMDPPVDHDRTVATHALPPPLYLRRSFTLDRAPVRARLYATAHGVYQPRLNGARVGSSELAPGWTEYRNRLQYQTYDVLPGLVVGENVIGAVVADGWWSGYVGFDPRRPARHYGDEPAFLAQLVLWFADGSRRVVASDSSWREGPGAVQFSDLLMGEYVDARAHVPGWDAPGFVDAAVDEAADVAGTPGGWGGRRSGFRPVAVLTDPPGPLVAELDEPVRVVRTVSPLSPLSPLSPLSPLSPLSPLSPATGTPAPPAIAPAPAPAPTPPPAPAPPPAQPAGDGGPSPRMGGVRQPARIVDFGQNLVGRVRLTVHDAAPGTRIVLRHAEILSDGELYTDNLRRAEAVDTFVAAGGATEVFEPLFTVHGFRFAEISGFDGVFEAEARVIHSDTPWTGSFECSDPTVNQLQSNIAWGQRGNWVSVPTDCPQRDERLGWLADAQIFAPTASRNADVSAFFARWLLDVFDGQDDDGAFRDIAPLLGIDREGAPAWGDGGVIIPWHVWRTYGDRRTLETAFGPMRAWVEHVHRHNPDLIWRHRDGNSYGDWLQVDAFTPREVLATAYFARSVEITADTAAVLGDEANETRYRHLHRRVRHAFADAFVGADGTVHGRTQTGYLLALAHGLLPEHLVEAAVGHLVADLKARGYRLTTGFAGVSLLCPVLTEHGHADVAYALLHQDEYPSWGYSIRHGATTIWERWDGWTDHAGFQSASMNSFNHYSLGSIGDWLFGRVAGIGQTAASTAYSELELRPTPGGRLTWARASQETARGTVACGWALEGGRITVDVTVPPGVSAVLTVPTTDPASVRTEGTDASLIHESGIYRLTSGTYSFTALLS; translated from the coding sequence ATGACACCGTACGGACTCACGACCGAACAGCGCCACGAGCCCCTCGGCCTCGACACCCCGGTTCCCCGGCTGTCCTGGAAGCTGCGCGGTGACCGGCGGGGTGCGGCCCAGTCGGCCTACCGGATCACGGCGTCCACCGGCGACTCGCCGGTCTGGGACACCGGTGTGTGCCAGTCGTCCGACACGCTCCTGATCGAGTGGGACGGCCCGGAACTCGTTCCCTCGACGCGGTACTCGTGGCGGGTCGAGGTCTGGGACGAGACCGGTGCCCCGGCCGGGTCGGCGCAGTCGTGGTTCGAGGCCGGACTGCTGCGGCCGTCCGGGTTCACGGGTCACTGGATCACGCGGGACGCGGTGCACTCACCACCGATGGACCCGCCCGTCGACCACGACCGCACCGTGGCCACGCACGCGCTGCCGCCGCCGCTGTACCTGCGACGCTCGTTCACCCTCGACCGGGCGCCGGTGCGGGCGCGGCTCTACGCGACGGCGCACGGGGTGTACCAGCCTCGGCTGAACGGCGCGCGGGTCGGTTCGTCGGAGCTGGCGCCGGGCTGGACGGAGTACCGGAACCGGTTGCAGTACCAGACCTATGACGTGCTGCCCGGCCTGGTCGTCGGCGAGAACGTGATCGGCGCGGTGGTTGCGGACGGCTGGTGGAGCGGGTACGTCGGTTTCGACCCGCGCCGTCCGGCGCGGCACTACGGGGACGAGCCGGCGTTCCTGGCGCAGCTGGTGCTGTGGTTCGCGGACGGGTCGCGGCGAGTCGTTGCCTCGGACTCGTCGTGGCGCGAAGGGCCCGGGGCCGTTCAGTTCTCGGACCTGCTCATGGGTGAGTACGTGGATGCGCGGGCTCACGTTCCCGGCTGGGACGCGCCCGGGTTCGTGGACGCTGCGGTGGACGAGGCGGCGGACGTCGCGGGCACACCGGGTGGGTGGGGCGGGCGCAGGAGCGGGTTCCGTCCGGTCGCGGTGCTGACGGATCCGCCGGGTCCGCTGGTGGCGGAGCTCGACGAGCCGGTCCGCGTGGTACGGACGGTGTCGCCACTGTCGCCACTGTCGCCCCTGTCGCCCCTGTCGCCGCTGTCACCGCTGTCACCGCTGTCACCGGCCACCGGCACGCCCGCTCCCCCGGCCATCGCACCCGCCCCCGCACCCGCTCCCACACCGCCCCCGGCACCCGCACCGCCCCCGGCTCAACCTGCGGGCGATGGCGGTCCGTCTCCCCGGATGGGTGGGGTGCGTCAGCCGGCCAGAATCGTGGACTTCGGCCAGAACCTCGTCGGCCGCGTCCGGCTGACCGTTCACGACGCCGCCCCCGGCACCCGGATCGTGCTGCGGCACGCCGAGATCCTCAGCGACGGCGAGCTCTACACCGACAACCTGCGCCGGGCCGAGGCCGTCGACACGTTCGTCGCCGCCGGCGGTGCGACCGAGGTCTTCGAGCCGCTGTTCACGGTCCACGGCTTCCGGTTCGCCGAGATCAGCGGGTTCGACGGGGTGTTCGAGGCCGAGGCCCGGGTGATCCACAGCGACACCCCCTGGACCGGCAGCTTCGAGTGCTCCGACCCGACCGTGAACCAGCTCCAGTCGAACATCGCGTGGGGGCAGCGCGGCAACTGGGTGTCCGTGCCCACCGACTGTCCCCAGCGTGACGAGCGGCTGGGCTGGCTCGCCGACGCCCAGATCTTCGCCCCGACGGCCAGCCGCAACGCGGACGTCTCGGCCTTCTTCGCCCGCTGGCTGCTCGACGTGTTCGACGGCCAGGACGACGACGGCGCCTTCCGCGACATCGCGCCGCTCCTGGGCATCGACCGCGAGGGCGCGCCGGCCTGGGGCGACGGCGGCGTGATCATCCCGTGGCACGTCTGGCGCACGTACGGCGACCGGCGCACGCTCGAGACGGCGTTCGGGCCGATGCGGGCCTGGGTCGAGCACGTCCACCGGCACAACCCCGACCTGATCTGGCGCCACCGCGACGGCAACTCGTACGGCGACTGGCTGCAGGTCGACGCGTTCACCCCGCGGGAGGTGCTGGCCACCGCCTACTTCGCGCGGAGCGTCGAGATCACGGCCGACACCGCGGCGGTGCTCGGGGACGAGGCGAACGAGACCCGGTACCGGCACCTGCACCGGCGCGTCCGCCATGCGTTCGCCGACGCGTTCGTGGGTGCCGACGGCACCGTGCACGGCAGGACCCAGACCGGCTACCTGCTGGCCCTCGCGCACGGGCTGCTGCCCGAGCACCTCGTCGAGGCCGCGGTCGGGCACCTGGTCGCCGACCTGAAGGCCCGCGGCTACCGGCTCACCACGGGCTTCGCCGGGGTGAGCCTGCTGTGCCCGGTGCTCACCGAGCACGGGCACGCCGACGTCGCGTACGCGCTGCTGCACCAGGACGAGTACCCGTCGTGGGGATACTCGATCCGTCACGGCGCGACCACGATCTGGGAACGCTGGGACGGATGGACCGACCACGCCGGATTCCAGTCGGCGTCGATGAACTCGTTCAACCACTACAGCCTGGGCAGCATCGGCGACTGGCTGTTCGGGCGGGTCGCGGGGATCGGCCAGACCGCTGCCTCCACCGCCTATTCCGAGCTCGAGCTGCGGCCCACCCCGGGCGGACGGCTCACCTGGGCACGGGCGAGTCAGGAGACGGCCCGGGGCACGGTCGCGTGCGGCTGGGCGCTCGAGGGCGGCCGGATCACGGTGGACGTGACGGTCCCGCCCGGGGTGAGCGCGGTCCTGACCGTCCCGACCACCGACCCGGCGAGCGTCAGGACCGAGGGGACCGACGCGTCCCTGATTCATGAAAGTGGCATCTACAGACTGACATCCGGCACCTACAGCTTCACCGCACTTCTCAGCTGA
- a CDS encoding ABC transporter substrate-binding protein: protein MKHRALIAVTTSALLLSACAGGTKAASDDDAGGTTLSVASVDQGSIEPVVKAFEAANPGVKVNLTTSSADQYQQQIRTQLASGTAPDVMSVWPGNGNPGATYVLAKPGYLLDLSDQPWAGKYPEALKKVTQYDGRTYNAVYGLNAIGAVYNVEALEKSGLTAPGTWSQVLPFCEAAAAKGTPAYALGIQDNWVTQLVLYSLVASTLYPDDPEFDTRMAAGQATFSGSAWEAALQKYQQMDEAGCFQKNGLGTSYEASQALAASGRTLGIVQGNWVVALLKEKNPDASFTFRPLPAVDSADDVLIPAAAGAGYGVNAKTANRELALKFISFVMAPEGMKTFVETQGGLPALPDSGAKVDPALEEVATYITGDRTVPFMDQLWPNPKVQQTMLSGLQEIFSGQSTGKEMFAAMDADYAAGE from the coding sequence ATGAAGCACCGAGCACTGATCGCCGTCACCACGAGCGCGTTACTGCTCTCGGCGTGCGCGGGTGGCACCAAGGCCGCGTCCGACGACGACGCCGGCGGCACGACCCTGAGCGTGGCGAGCGTCGACCAGGGCTCGATCGAGCCGGTGGTGAAGGCGTTCGAGGCGGCGAACCCGGGGGTGAAGGTCAACCTGACGACGAGCAGCGCGGATCAGTACCAGCAGCAGATCCGTACGCAGCTGGCCTCGGGCACGGCGCCGGACGTGATGAGCGTGTGGCCGGGCAACGGCAATCCGGGGGCGACCTACGTGCTGGCGAAACCGGGTTACCTGCTCGATCTTTCCGATCAGCCCTGGGCCGGGAAGTACCCGGAGGCGCTGAAGAAGGTGACGCAGTACGACGGCAGGACGTACAACGCGGTGTACGGGCTGAACGCGATCGGGGCCGTGTACAACGTGGAGGCGCTGGAGAAGTCGGGGCTGACGGCGCCGGGGACGTGGTCGCAGGTGCTGCCGTTCTGCGAGGCGGCCGCCGCGAAGGGCACGCCGGCGTACGCGCTGGGGATCCAGGACAACTGGGTGACGCAGCTGGTGCTGTACTCGCTGGTGGCGAGCACGCTGTACCCGGACGACCCGGAGTTCGACACGAGGATGGCGGCCGGTCAGGCCACGTTCAGCGGGTCGGCGTGGGAGGCGGCCCTGCAGAAGTACCAGCAGATGGACGAGGCGGGCTGCTTCCAGAAGAACGGCCTGGGAACCAGTTACGAGGCGTCACAGGCGCTCGCGGCCAGTGGCAGGACGCTGGGGATCGTGCAGGGCAACTGGGTGGTGGCGCTGCTGAAGGAGAAGAACCCGGACGCGTCGTTCACGTTCAGGCCGCTGCCGGCGGTCGACTCCGCGGACGACGTGCTGATCCCGGCGGCCGCGGGGGCGGGGTACGGGGTGAACGCGAAGACGGCGAACCGGGAGCTGGCGCTGAAGTTCATCAGCTTCGTGATGGCGCCGGAGGGGATGAAGACGTTCGTGGAGACACAGGGCGGTCTGCCGGCGCTGCCGGACAGCGGGGCGAAGGTCGACCCGGCGCTGGAGGAGGTGGCGACGTACATCACCGGTGACCGGACGGTGCCGTTCATGGACCAGCTGTGGCCGAACCCGAAGGTGCAGCAGACGATGCTGAGCGGGCTGCAGGAGATCTTCAGCGGGCAGAGCACGGGCAAGGAGATGTTCGCGGCGATGGACGCCGACTATGCGGCCGGGGAATAG
- a CDS encoding putative bifunctional diguanylate cyclase/phosphodiesterase: MRAVRTVCAAVVATLLAYCVLVALSEAGRVSLGSFALVVLPQGVFAGSALVCGLRAALVPGDRLAWAFFSAGLGSYSLGTLLWQLVYEPRADTPYPSLSDGLWLGLAPLSMIGIWLMVRARLGRRVSLLLDGLVAGLGVASVAALIFFPTIERAATQGTLAEIVTNFAYPLVDLGLAAAAVGAMVALAAWRQPAWVMLAAGFLVFAVADTWYLLLLVDGTFYHGGWNDASYLVADAFIALAAVRPTAVEPQQPRVRGREFLIPVLSGLPPVAVLALGSLASAPLAVVLALASLTALAVRTALAMREVVALSDQRRLARTDSLTGLPNRRALYDLLEEGTESGSVMIIDLDRFKEINDALGHQVGDELLRQVAARFSDRVPGTGVIARLGGDEFAIYLPGASRDEAARVAADLTAALEEPFTITGTLLHVGASMGITAIAAGTQVGRALAEADMAMYRAKTARSGFEVYDDTQHSSAWDRLATVEALRLALDRGRLTLAFQPIVDAHTRLPRSVEALVRWTDAERGFVPPDVFLPLAEHAGLMPQLTRTVLDLAFEEAAILRELGHDIAVSVNLSASDLLDGLLEQELLERLHEHALPVHAVKIEITESLLVDSHGRAGDFLLAVREEGFELLVDDFGTGYSSMAYLHDLPVSTLKIDRAFTSRLSTDPRTGVIVDSTIEMAHRLGLSVVAEGVETEAELAWLQEHHCDLIQGYLMSRPLPAADLHTWLAAQKPLSV, translated from the coding sequence ATGCGCGCGGTGCGCACGGTGTGTGCTGCCGTCGTCGCGACCCTGCTCGCCTACTGCGTCCTGGTCGCGCTCAGCGAGGCCGGGCGCGTGAGCCTCGGCTCCTTCGCCCTGGTCGTGCTCCCGCAGGGCGTCTTCGCCGGATCCGCCCTGGTCTGCGGCCTGCGCGCGGCCCTGGTCCCCGGCGACCGCCTGGCCTGGGCCTTCTTCTCCGCCGGCCTGGGCTCGTACTCCCTGGGCACCCTGTTGTGGCAGCTGGTCTACGAGCCCCGCGCGGACACGCCCTACCCGAGCCTGTCCGACGGGCTCTGGCTCGGCCTGGCCCCGCTGTCGATGATCGGCATCTGGCTGATGGTGCGCGCCCGGCTCGGGCGCCGCGTCTCCCTCCTGCTGGACGGCCTGGTCGCCGGCCTGGGCGTCGCCTCGGTCGCCGCCCTGATCTTCTTCCCGACCATCGAGCGGGCCGCCACCCAGGGCACTCTCGCCGAGATCGTCACCAACTTCGCCTACCCGCTCGTCGACCTCGGCCTGGCCGCGGCCGCGGTCGGCGCCATGGTCGCGCTCGCCGCCTGGCGGCAGCCGGCCTGGGTGATGCTCGCCGCCGGCTTCCTCGTCTTCGCCGTGGCCGACACCTGGTACCTGCTGCTCCTGGTCGACGGCACCTTCTACCACGGCGGCTGGAACGACGCCTCGTACCTGGTCGCCGACGCCTTCATCGCCCTCGCCGCGGTGCGGCCCACGGCCGTCGAGCCCCAGCAGCCCCGGGTGCGCGGCCGGGAGTTCCTGATCCCCGTGCTCAGCGGCCTGCCGCCCGTCGCCGTCCTGGCCCTCGGCTCACTGGCCAGCGCACCTCTCGCCGTCGTCCTGGCCCTGGCCTCCCTGACCGCGCTCGCCGTCCGCACCGCCCTGGCCATGCGCGAGGTCGTCGCGCTGTCCGACCAGCGCCGCCTGGCCCGCACCGACAGCCTCACCGGCCTGCCCAACCGCCGCGCCCTGTACGACCTGCTCGAGGAGGGCACCGAGTCCGGCTCCGTCATGATCATCGACCTCGACCGGTTCAAGGAGATCAACGACGCCCTCGGTCACCAGGTCGGTGACGAGCTCCTGCGTCAGGTCGCCGCCCGGTTCAGCGACCGGGTGCCCGGGACCGGGGTCATCGCCCGCCTGGGCGGCGACGAGTTCGCCATCTACCTGCCCGGCGCCAGTCGCGACGAGGCCGCCCGGGTCGCCGCCGACCTGACCGCGGCCCTGGAGGAACCCTTCACGATCACCGGCACCCTGCTGCACGTCGGCGCCAGCATGGGCATCACCGCGATCGCCGCCGGCACCCAGGTCGGCCGCGCCCTGGCCGAGGCCGACATGGCCATGTACCGGGCCAAGACCGCCCGCAGCGGGTTCGAGGTCTACGACGACACCCAGCACAGCTCCGCCTGGGACCGCCTGGCCACCGTCGAGGCCCTGCGCCTGGCCCTCGACCGCGGCCGGCTCACCCTCGCGTTCCAGCCGATCGTCGACGCCCACACCCGCCTGCCGCGCTCGGTCGAGGCGCTGGTGCGCTGGACCGACGCCGAACGCGGCTTCGTGCCGCCCGACGTGTTCCTGCCCCTGGCCGAGCACGCCGGGCTCATGCCTCAGCTCACCCGCACCGTGCTCGACCTGGCCTTCGAGGAGGCCGCGATCCTGCGGGAACTGGGCCACGACATCGCGGTCTCGGTCAACCTCTCGGCCAGCGACCTGCTCGACGGGCTCCTGGAACAGGAACTGCTCGAGCGCCTGCACGAGCACGCCCTGCCCGTGCACGCCGTCAAGATCGAGATCACCGAGTCACTGCTCGTCGACAGCCACGGCCGCGCCGGCGACTTCCTGCTGGCCGTGCGCGAGGAGGGGTTCGAGCTGCTCGTCGACGACTTCGGCACCGGCTACTCCAGCATGGCCTACCTGCACGACCTGCCGGTCTCGACCCTGAAGATCGACCGCGCCTTCACCAGCCGCCTCAGCACCGACCCGCGCACCGGCGTCATCGTCGACAGCACCATCGAGATGGCCCACCGGCTGGGACTTTCCGTGGTCGCCGAGGGTGTCGAGACCGAGGCCGAACTGGCCTGGCTCCAGGAACACCACTGCGACCTGATCCAGGGCTACCTGATGTCCCGGCCCCTGCCCGCCGCCGACCTGCACACCTGGCTGGCCGCGCAGAAACCGCTGAGCGTCTGA
- a CDS encoding IPT/TIG domain-containing protein: protein MTSDLVDSFATSQDALDRLPGAREGGQAGERADEKDEHHGKRGTFTVAGSNEQPAVGNSALTLNSRIPLGMNASEFRLNRFIVTHNGFRNIIPTWSSSNRMKVALPAGEGGTDATLEIRRDGQVVGVVTVSYLGKVTNATWVTDPAHGERSGTIIGTGLSRTQNWRLTSPDGENTLELPFVGFREDLDNAVRGGVFVARDSQVFVNLPADVPGRPGTWKVEFDPIDGSSFAPLSPASKLDVIYLAPRVSRLSGSGVSTEGGTEITIHGSNLGSVNINRPGAVLLRPEDGGEDVPCRVTSVRQTAVVCVVPALTAGPHRVVLRTGMGETDDGLPREGLMAVTPVPGRSQTKEILGIGGPVVLRTTDVGISTADMIGRKVTARVEERPLPLKWLSETTVQATLPPGPPGSVAQIVLSRHGVASPPIPVSYAAAITATSRTVLPTAGGTVRFTGVGLSGDWRLHPVAAGDDTGRDVPLTDITLDEKGRSATVDLPPLPQGVYQVVFTPDQHTFKDAVSVFTSKTIVAYSDFG from the coding sequence TTGACCTCCGACCTCGTGGATTCCTTCGCCACCTCGCAGGACGCGCTCGACCGGCTTCCCGGGGCCCGTGAGGGTGGGCAGGCCGGTGAGAGGGCCGACGAGAAGGACGAGCACCACGGCAAGCGCGGCACCTTCACCGTCGCCGGGTCCAACGAGCAGCCGGCCGTGGGCAACTCGGCCCTGACCCTGAACAGCCGCATCCCGCTGGGGATGAACGCCAGCGAGTTCCGGCTCAACCGGTTCATCGTCACGCACAACGGGTTCCGCAACATCATCCCGACCTGGAGCAGCAGCAACCGGATGAAGGTGGCGCTGCCGGCCGGTGAGGGCGGCACCGACGCCACGCTCGAGATCCGCCGCGACGGGCAGGTCGTCGGCGTCGTCACCGTCTCGTACCTGGGCAAGGTCACCAACGCCACCTGGGTGACCGACCCGGCCCACGGCGAGCGCTCCGGCACGATCATCGGCACCGGCCTGTCCCGCACCCAGAACTGGCGCCTGACCTCCCCGGACGGCGAGAACACGCTCGAGCTGCCGTTCGTCGGGTTCCGCGAGGACCTCGACAACGCGGTGCGCGGCGGCGTGTTCGTGGCCCGCGACAGCCAGGTCTTCGTGAACCTGCCCGCCGACGTCCCGGGCCGCCCCGGCACCTGGAAGGTCGAGTTCGACCCGATCGACGGCTCGTCGTTCGCGCCGCTGTCCCCGGCGTCCAAGCTCGACGTGATCTACCTGGCGCCGCGGGTGTCCCGGCTCTCGGGCAGCGGCGTCAGCACCGAGGGCGGCACCGAGATCACCATCCACGGGAGCAACCTCGGCTCGGTCAACATCAACCGCCCCGGCGCGGTGCTGCTGCGCCCGGAGGACGGCGGCGAGGACGTGCCCTGCCGCGTCACCTCGGTGCGCCAGACCGCGGTCGTGTGCGTCGTGCCGGCCCTGACCGCCGGCCCGCACCGCGTCGTGCTGCGCACCGGCATGGGCGAGACCGACGACGGCCTGCCCCGCGAGGGCCTGATGGCCGTCACCCCGGTGCCCGGCCGCAGCCAGACCAAGGAGATCCTCGGCATCGGCGGGCCGGTCGTCCTGCGCACCACCGACGTGGGCATCAGCACCGCCGACATGATCGGGCGCAAGGTGACCGCCCGCGTCGAGGAACGCCCGCTGCCCCTGAAGTGGCTGAGCGAGACCACCGTGCAGGCCACCCTCCCACCCGGCCCGCCCGGATCCGTCGCCCAGATCGTGCTCTCGCGCCACGGTGTCGCGTCCCCGCCGATCCCGGTCAGCTACGCGGCCGCGATCACCGCGACGAGCCGCACCGTCCTGCCCACGGCCGGCGGCACGGTCCGCTTCACCGGGGTGGGCCTGAGCGGCGACTGGCGGCTGCACCCGGTCGCCGCCGGCGACGACACCGGCCGCGACGTCCCCCTGACCGACATCACCCTGGACGAGAAGGGACGCTCCGCCACCGTCGACCTCCCTCCCCTCCCGCAGGGCGTCTACCAGGTCGTGTTCACCCCCGACCAGCACACCTTCAAGGACGCCGTGAGCGTGTTCACCAGCAAGACGATCGTCGCCTACAGCGATTTCGGATAA